A section of the Salvelinus fontinalis isolate EN_2023a chromosome 33, ASM2944872v1, whole genome shotgun sequence genome encodes:
- the LOC129831551 gene encoding leucine-rich repeat-containing protein 15-like produces MLVSLSTVIMALISVAATCPASPCECLDNITVSCPDKRLKKFPNLPDGTEELYMAHNLIQAFPTSGLEQLQFLDLTKNCLNVSLTSNLIWPNMSSLVKLFLRGNYLGSLGPGQLQGLSALTFLDLSENNMEALQPGSLQGLGQLKTLILTLNQINSLQYGALGGAPALTDLHLSSNSIVEFEEGVFENSSKLVKLILSKNNLVSIGNGTFSGAVNLSHLDLSGNRLDSVPIAALKDVSQLHSLYLQKNSITFLPEDAFSELSHLRILVLNNNHLSIMAKDSLSGLAHLGQLDLSYNNLQSLPSEVFQYLGKLELLDLYHNRLTYLPENLFHNLPLLRELQLDSNKISYIPPGLFHMVSKLRELQLDNNQIVDLHNALFSRLSRLRTLYLDNNAISKIPRGLFHKTKSLRELQLNNNHIRSLPKSIFHGLAKLHSLKLFNNRLTALKPELFSTLGNLRELLLNENLIEDLPTGVFSELRSLKMLDLDNNRLSALTPAGFDGLGTLKELHLSFNQLRDLPYATFYSLNDLRRLLLQNNRLVALHPQVFAPLADLQELDLDNNQIEQLHPDMFQGPHRLQKLHLKSNRLSTLLNETLEPLESLKVLHLEGNPWDCSCRSPILYISNWIINNAQTLQDEPMCSTLNRPISQPAHVLKPCVSFACFPRHQLPLKMLTVLTAWVLASGFL; encoded by the coding sequence ATGTTGGTGAGTTTAAGCACAGTCATCATGGCCCTCATCTCAGTAGCTGCTACCTGTCCTGCCTCACCATGTGAATGTCTGGACAACATCACAGTCAGCTGCCCGGACAAGAGGCTGAAGAAGTTCCCTAACCTCCCAGATGGTACTGAGGAGCTTTATATGGCCCACAACCTGATCCAGGCATTCCCCACCAGTGGACTGGAGCAGCTGCAGTTTCTGGATCTCACCAAGAACTGTCTCAATGTCTCCTTGACTTCCAACTTAATCTGGCCCAACATGAGCAGCCTGGTCAAGCTGTTTCTCAGGGGTAATTACCTGGGTTCATTGGGCCCTGGGCAGCTCCAAGGCCTCTCAGCACTCACCTTCCTGGACCTCAGTGAGAACAACATGGAGGCACTGCAACCAGGATCCCTACAAGGCCTTGGTCAATTAAAGACACTCATTCTAACACTGAACCAGATCAACAGCCTGCAGTACGGGGCACTGGGTGGAGCCCCGGCACTCACTGACCTTCACCTGAGCAGCAACAGTATCGTGGAGTTCGAGGAAGGGGTGTTTGAGAACTCATCCAAATTGGTAAAGCTGATTTTGTCTAAGAACAACTTGGTTAGTATTGGGAATGGCACATTCAGTGGAGCAGTTAACCTGAGTCATCTGGACCTCAGTGGAAACAGGTTAGATTCTGTGCCCATTGCTGCCCTGAAGGATGTGTCACAGCTGCACAGCTTGTACCTCCAGAAGAACAGCATCACCTTTTTACCAGAAGATGCTTTCTCTGAGCTCAGCCATCTAAGGATTTTGGTTTTAAATAATAACCACCTGAGCATAATGGCGAAGGACTCATTGAGCGGTCTAGCCCATCTCGGTCAATTGGATCTGAGCTACAATAACCTCCAATCCCTCCCTTCTGAAGTGTTTCAATATCTAGGCAAACTGGAGCTCCTGGATCTCTACCACAACAGGCTTACATACCTTCCAGAGAACCTGTTTCACAACCTTCCCCTGCTGAGAGAGCTGCAACTTGACAGCAACAAGATCTCATACATACCACCAGGGCTCTTTCACATGGTGTCTAAGCTAAGGGAACTCCAGCTGGACAACAATCAGATAGTTGACCTCCACAATGCCTTGTTCTCCAGACTGAGCAGGCTACGGACACTCTACCTGGACAACAACGCAATAAGCAAGATTCCCAGAGGCCTATTCCACAAGACCAAGAGCCTCAGGGAGCTACAGTTGAACAATAACCACATCAGGTCTCTCCCTAAGTCCATCTTCCATGGTCTGGCTAAACTCCACTCCCTGAAGCTTTTCAATAACCGTCTCACAGCTCTCAAACCTGAGCTGTTTTCTACCCTTGGAAACCTGAGAGAGCTCCTGCTGAATGAAAACCTGATCGAAGATCTTCCCACAGGCGTATTTTCTGAACTTCGCAGCCTCAAGATGCTGGATTTGGATAACAACCGCCTCTCAGCACTGACTCCTGCAGGCTTTGATGGGTTAGGTACACTAAAGGAGCTTCATCTCAGCTTCAATCAGCTCCGTGATCTCCCATATGCAACCTTCTACTCCCTGAATGACCTACGTAGACTCCTTCTCCAGAACAACCGCTTGGTGGCCTTGCACCCTCAAGTCTTCGCACCCCTGGCCGACTTACAGGAGCTTGACTTAGACAACAACCAGATAGAACAGCTACACCCTGACATGTTTCAAGGCCCTCACCGTCTCCAGAAACTTCACCTGAAATCAAACCGCCTCAGTACTCTTTTGAATGAGACACTGGAGCCTTTGGAGAGCCTGAAGGTCCTCCACCTGGAGGGGAACCCCTGGGACTGCTCTTGCAGATCACCCATCCTGTACATCAGTAACTGGATAATCAACAACGCCCAGACGTTACAGGACGAACCCATGTGTTCCACACTCAACCGACCCATTTCACAGCCTGCACACGTTTTAAAGCCCTGTGTGAGCTTTGCATGCTTCCCCAGACACCAACTTCCCCTAAAGATGCTGACAGTGCTTACAGCTTGGGTTCTAGCTAGCGGTTTTCTTTGA